The Akkermansiaceae bacterium genome has a window encoding:
- a CDS encoding DUF4332 domain-containing protein: MAQLKDITGLPPDAAELLEAVGYLNTHDLSGADPAQLVDELVKANKALDIMPENPTKTHVKAWQKMVSGHATVVSEDATGPDQESDDAREEHGPDGVDGAAEEEDESLTEEESDGYAFDIDPNLVNFEEDPEVQEMLAISPEAVPLQPSLIRRHKLAVADIPEGMLLTQCKGEVEINVMTSARLAKAQRREAEIKRTGLMVSRIRNFSEAESGDHHIKPLEKGQARESVAVSDGVNTGLRPESRRFVRGVLHPDPMSVRVAAFFAAWVELMLLACLVGIPWLLIYEQMSGNSMFWWVIGLSSGLVLSAFCYLFWGLGARCRVCGQRQFAPKKCLKNKKAHHIPVIGYIFPTALHAMFFKWFYCTYCGTAVRLKK; this comes from the coding sequence TGGCCCAGCTTAAAGATATTACCGGTCTCCCCCCCGATGCTGCCGAGCTTCTGGAGGCCGTGGGATATCTGAATACCCATGATCTAAGCGGGGCCGATCCTGCACAGCTTGTTGATGAGCTGGTCAAAGCCAACAAGGCCCTGGACATCATGCCGGAGAACCCGACCAAAACCCATGTCAAGGCATGGCAAAAAATGGTATCGGGGCATGCGACCGTAGTCTCGGAGGATGCCACCGGGCCAGACCAGGAGTCTGACGATGCCCGGGAAGAGCACGGACCGGACGGGGTGGATGGCGCCGCTGAAGAAGAGGATGAGTCTCTAACGGAGGAGGAAAGTGATGGCTACGCTTTTGACATCGACCCCAATCTGGTGAACTTCGAGGAGGATCCGGAAGTCCAGGAAATGCTCGCCATTTCTCCCGAGGCCGTTCCCCTACAACCATCGTTGATCAGACGTCACAAACTCGCGGTTGCAGACATTCCGGAGGGGATGCTGTTGACCCAGTGCAAGGGTGAAGTGGAAATCAACGTGATGACCTCTGCCCGGCTCGCCAAGGCCCAGCGACGTGAAGCAGAGATTAAACGCACAGGACTGATGGTTTCCCGGATCCGGAACTTCAGCGAGGCCGAGTCAGGTGATCACCACATCAAGCCATTGGAAAAAGGACAGGCAAGAGAGTCCGTGGCTGTAAGCGATGGAGTGAATACCGGCTTGCGCCCCGAGTCTCGCCGGTTTGTCAGGGGGGTCTTGCACCCGGACCCAATGAGTGTAAGGGTGGCGGCGTTCTTCGCAGCATGGGTGGAGCTGATGCTGTTGGCCTGTCTGGTGGGGATTCCCTGGTTGCTCATTTATGAGCAGATGAGCGGGAACAGCATGTTCTGGTGGGTCATTGGCCTTTCCTCGGGGCTTGTCCTGTCGGCGTTCTGTTATCTGTTCTGGGGACTGGGTGCCCGATGCCGGGTATGCGGACAGCGACAGTTTGCACCGAAAAAATGCCTGAAAAACAAGAAAGCCCACCACATTCCGGTGATTGGGTATATTTTTCCCACAGCCTTGCACGCCATGTTCTTCAAGTGGTTCTACTGCACGTATTGCGGCACCGCAGTAAGATTGAAAAAGTGA
- a CDS encoding D-tyrosyl-tRNA(Tyr) deacylase — protein sequence MRAIIQRVSEASVTIDGEVSGKIGSGFLVLLGIVDGDGPDEIEWLIGKIARMRIFADDGGKMNRCIKDVGGELLVVSQFTLHASTKKGNRPSFIKAARPDIAIPLYEKFLAMAAKEMGKPCASGEFGADMKVALVNDGPVTIVIDTELRE from the coding sequence ATGCGTGCAATCATACAACGGGTATCCGAGGCCAGTGTCACCATCGATGGTGAGGTCTCCGGTAAGATAGGATCTGGATTTTTGGTTCTTCTGGGGATTGTCGACGGCGACGGGCCGGATGAGATCGAGTGGTTGATTGGAAAAATCGCACGCATGCGGATTTTTGCCGATGACGGAGGCAAGATGAACCGGTGTATCAAAGACGTGGGCGGCGAGCTGTTAGTCGTCAGCCAGTTCACCCTGCACGCGAGCACGAAAAAGGGTAACAGGCCGTCATTCATCAAGGCCGCCCGGCCTGACATCGCCATCCCGCTCTACGAGAAATTTCTGGCAATGGCGGCCAAAGAAATGGGCAAACCCTGCGCCTCGGGTGAGTTTGGCGCGGATATGAAGGTAGCACTTGTCAATGACGGGCCGGTCACCATTGTGATTGATACCGAGCTCAGGGAGTAG
- the tilS gene encoding tRNA lysidine(34) synthetase TilS produces the protein MSLPIHPDFLEMSKNRRYLLGVSGGRDSMALLYSLLEAGYRNLVLCHLNHGLRGRASGQDAAFVRRVAKKLSLPCMTARVDVGQLARDQGVSVELAARSARHRFFRQCAIEHRCQRVLLAHHADDQAETILFNLLRGSNGLKGMRFCVRHSVLGKELEILRPLLGVTRGDIDDYLARQQVSYREDASNAEAIATRNRLRNEAIPLLNEMMGRDIRPALLRAEAISQSQRVATGELLDTLQLEDPQQRLFLPKLKNLSPALQTTVIHRYLKERGIGDINHDLLCRCTRLITDPSMAKINLPGGKFLRRKEKRIFIS, from the coding sequence GTGAGCCTACCCATCCATCCTGATTTTCTTGAGATGTCGAAGAACCGACGGTACCTGCTGGGGGTTTCCGGTGGCCGGGATTCAATGGCTCTGCTTTATTCCCTGCTTGAGGCGGGCTATCGCAATCTGGTGCTGTGCCATTTGAACCATGGGCTTCGGGGCAGGGCATCGGGGCAGGATGCTGCCTTTGTTCGTCGCGTTGCCAAAAAACTGTCCCTCCCATGCATGACTGCACGGGTCGATGTGGGGCAGCTGGCAAGGGATCAGGGCGTGTCGGTGGAATTAGCAGCCCGCAGTGCGCGGCATCGGTTTTTCCGGCAATGCGCTATCGAACATCGTTGTCAGAGGGTTCTACTTGCGCATCACGCCGATGACCAGGCGGAGACGATTCTTTTTAATCTGCTGCGAGGCTCGAATGGTTTAAAGGGCATGCGGTTTTGTGTGCGTCATTCAGTCCTTGGCAAGGAACTGGAGATACTCCGACCATTACTCGGTGTCACCCGCGGAGACATTGACGACTACCTGGCACGCCAGCAGGTCAGCTACCGTGAGGATGCGAGTAATGCGGAGGCGATCGCGACCCGTAACCGCCTTCGCAACGAGGCCATCCCTCTGCTCAATGAGATGATGGGGCGTGACATCAGACCGGCGCTACTGCGTGCCGAAGCTATTTCCCAATCCCAACGGGTCGCCACGGGAGAACTGCTCGATACCCTTCAGCTTGAGGACCCGCAACAGAGGTTGTTTTTACCCAAACTCAAAAACCTCTCCCCTGCCCTTCAAACAACGGTGATTCACAGATACCTGAAGGAGAGGGGTATCGGTGACATCAACCACGACCTGTTATGCCGCTGTACCAGGCTGATCACCGATCCCTCCATGGCCAAGATCAATTTGCCGGGTGGAAAATTCCTGCGCCGGAAAGAAAAACGGATTTTTATCAGTTAG